One window from the genome of Lachancea thermotolerans CBS 6340 chromosome B complete sequence encodes:
- a CDS encoding KLTH0B00154p (weakly similar to uniprot|P38090 Saccharomyces cerevisiae YBR132C High affinity polyamine permease, preferentially uses spermidine over putrescine; expression is down-regulated by osmotic stress; plasma membrane carnitine transporter, also functions as a low-affinity amino acid permease) encodes MSKKENFELAVTTLEEGETTTIHDVGAETIRSLEGQAPSLEERIARRKLFPRQVSMIGIGGAIGTALFVSIGTQIIHGGPGSLLIAFCLWSVVFIGLSQCMCVMVTYLPVTGSFVHFTERFVDSSCGFSVGWTYFVCQAANVCFEITAVCLVVEFWTDKIPKAALISILIALFGSLNLFSVFIFGEGEFYLSIGKVILAIGLIFFTIVVMAGGNPQHKVLGFKNWSNPGAFAEYISKGSAGKFHGFMSCLIFALYVFWGVDYLGNAASEAMNPRKVIPSSFRKVFGRLIIFYIGGAICVGILVPFNDHNMIKAISEGAVGAGASPYVSAMKTLGIGVLPHIVNVLILTSIISAGNSSLYSASRVLHRLALEGQAPKLFKITKRGVPIYCCVAVLLVCGLAYLSVSNSTNNVLTWFLNVETAAMAIVYIFICISYLQFAKGCKAQNIDLKTLPYSSSFLPYLGWHSLFWLVLMLFMNGYAVFLKDSWDLQSFIFSYFMIPFFIVLFAGHKLYKKTRFVKPVEMDLFSGIAELAEEDAYWEENPPKMNLLDKAFGFIL; translated from the coding sequence ATGTcaaagaaggagaacttTGAACTAGCCGTCACCACTCTCGAAGAGGGAGAAACGACAACGATACATGACGTTGGGGCTGAAACAATTCGGTCGCTCGAAGGACAGGCGCCGTCATTAGAAGAAAGAATTGCgcgaagaaagctttttcccCGCCAAGTTTCAATGATTGGAATTGGTGGTGCTATTGGAACGGCGCTTTTTGTCTCAATTGGAACGCAAATTATTCATGGCGGGCCAGGCTCACTCTTGATAGCATTTTGTTTGTGGTCAGTTGTATTTATTGGCCTTTCGCAGTGCATGTGCGTCATGGTGACGTATTTGCCAGTTACTGGTTCTTTTGTGCACTTCACAGAGAGATTCGTTGACAGTTCGTGTGGATTTTCTGTGGGATGGACTTATTTTGTGTGCCAAGCAGCAAATGTGTGCTTTGAAATAACAGCTGTATGTCTAGTAGTCGAATTCTGGACAGATAAAATACCGAAAGCAGCTCTGATCTCAATTCTAATCGCGCTGTTTGGCTCCCTTAATCTGTTTTCCGTATTTATTTTTGGGGAGGGTGAATTTTACTTATCAATTGGTAAGGTTATTTTGGCGATTGGGCTTATTTTCTTCACCATTGTCGTTATGGCAGGGGGTAACCCGCAACATAAAGTTCTGGGATTCAAGAATTGGTCCAATCCAGGCGCATTTGCCGAATATATTTCCAAAGGCTCAGCCGGAAAATTTCACGGTTTTATGTCTTGTCTGATCTTCGCCTTATACGTCTTCTGGGGAGTTGACTACTTAGGAAACGCAGCTAGCGAAGCAATGAACCCAAGGAAAGTGATCCCTTCATCTTTTCGGAAAGTTTTCGGAAGACTTATCATTTTTTACATTGGTGGCGCGATTTGCGTTGGCATTCTTGTCCCTTTCAACGACCACAATATGATTAAAGCGATAAGTGAGGGGGCAGTGGGGGCTGGGGCCTCTCCATATGTTTCTGCAATGAAGACTCTTGGAATAGGCGTGTTGCCTCATATTGTCAACGTTCTGATATTGACTTCTATTATCTCAGCTGGAAATTCATCTTTGTACTCGGCTTCAAGGGTTTTGCATCGACTGGCACTGGAGGGTCAAGCcccaaagcttttcaagataACGAAGAGAGGAGTACCTATTTATTGCTGTGTTGCTGTTCTACTGGTTTGTGGATTAGCGTATCTCTCAGTTTCCAACAGTACAAATAACGTTTTAACATGGTTCCTGAATGTTGAGACAGCAGCAATGGCAATTGTTTACATCTTCATTTGCATCTCGTATTTGCAGTTTGCAAAAGGCTGTAAAGCACAAAACATTGATCTCAAAACTCTGCCTTATTCCAGTTCCTTCCTGCCCTATTTGGGTTGGCACTCACTTTTCTGGCTAGTCCTTATGTTGTTCATGAACGGTTATGCAGTGTTTCTGAAAGACTCTTGGGACCTCCaaagttttattttttCATATTTCATGATCCCGTTCTTCATTGTGTTGTTCGCCGGTCACAAACTCTACAAGAAAACCAGGTTTGTAAAGCCAGTTGAAATGGATCTGTTCTCTGGAATTGCAGAACTCGCAGAAGAGGACGCGTACTGGGAAGAAAATCCTCCCAAAATGAACTTGCTGGACAAGGCTTTTGGGTTTATTCTATAG